A genomic stretch from Halalkalibacillus sediminis includes:
- a CDS encoding MinD/ParA family protein, translated as MDQAHELRKRMKVEDNTDEAHTIGIFSGKGGVGKSNFALNFSIGLAKQGKKVLIFDLDIGMGNIDILLGLYPKQSLATMLQSNLDISDIIEKGPSNLSYISGGTALSDFFHLSEEQLDYFTEQLSVVSEAYDYIIFDLGAGMSEEHLMFLAMTDECFVVSTTEPTSITDAYAAMKHLLAEQPKANISLLVNRVANKDEADLVFNRLHTVVEKFLGYQLNLLGSLPDDSAMTEAVKNQTPFYIHNSRSKLSKTMGKMVLDYLVKRNDEPAESSGGFVSKFKSIFNRKVD; from the coding sequence ATGGACCAAGCCCATGAGTTGCGAAAAAGAATGAAGGTTGAGGATAACACCGATGAAGCCCATACGATTGGGATTTTCAGTGGTAAAGGCGGAGTTGGTAAGTCTAATTTTGCGCTTAATTTTTCGATTGGTTTGGCAAAGCAAGGGAAGAAAGTGCTTATCTTTGATTTGGATATAGGTATGGGGAATATTGATATTCTACTTGGCTTGTATCCAAAGCAATCATTAGCAACCATGTTGCAGAGTAATTTAGATATCTCTGATATTATAGAGAAAGGGCCAAGCAATTTGTCCTATATCTCTGGTGGTACTGCTCTCTCTGATTTCTTCCATTTAAGCGAAGAACAACTTGATTATTTTACTGAGCAGTTATCAGTGGTAAGCGAAGCTTATGACTATATTATTTTTGACTTAGGTGCAGGTATGAGTGAAGAACATCTCATGTTTTTAGCTATGACCGATGAGTGCTTTGTAGTTTCTACTACAGAACCTACTTCGATTACAGATGCCTATGCAGCTATGAAACATTTACTTGCAGAACAACCTAAAGCTAATATATCTCTATTGGTCAATCGAGTTGCTAATAAGGATGAAGCAGATCTTGTGTTTAACAGGTTACATACAGTAGTTGAAAAGTTCTTAGGATATCAATTGAATTTACTCGGAAGTCTCCCAGATGATTCAGCGATGACTGAAGCGGTTAAAAATCAGACGCCTTTCTATATCCACAACAGTAGATCCAAATTAAGTAAAACGATGGGAAAGATGGTCTTGGATTACCTAGTGAAAAGGAATGATGAACCAGCAGAGTCCTCAGGTGGTTTTGTTTCTAAATTCAAGAGTATTTTTAATAGAAAGGTAGATTGA
- a CDS encoding protein-glutamate methylesterase/protein-glutamine glutaminase → MSNTRVLVIDDSAFMRKMISDMINQAEGLEVIDTARNGKIGIEKVHKLKPDVVTLDIEMPVMDGLTALESIMEEYPTPVIMLSSLTQAGADSTIRALELGAIDFISKPSGAISLDIDKVAEDIVQKVASAASSNFTVLPKRKDTVHSQDNLRKLKKSLLYKKSIVAIGVSTGGPRALQMVLRELPKDFPAPIVIAQHMPPRFTKSLADRLDKLSDVKVKEAEHGDVLKPGTVYIAPGGTHLTVDSSKTSLTLSVDDRTPSFMGHKPSVNYLFQSLAEIKNTNKVLLVLTGMGNDGTEGAKKLKSADPSTLIVAESNKSATIFGMPRSIIEHVGADYISSIEQMTETLNEIVNP, encoded by the coding sequence TTGTCTAACACCCGAGTATTAGTCATAGATGATTCGGCCTTCATGAGAAAAATGATTTCAGATATGATCAACCAAGCTGAAGGTTTAGAAGTCATTGATACAGCTAGAAATGGCAAAATAGGCATTGAAAAGGTTCATAAGTTGAAACCTGATGTGGTCACCTTAGATATTGAGATGCCGGTAATGGATGGATTAACTGCATTGGAATCTATCATGGAAGAGTACCCTACCCCTGTAATCATGTTATCAAGTTTGACCCAAGCAGGAGCTGACTCCACGATTCGAGCACTAGAATTGGGAGCTATTGATTTTATCTCTAAGCCTTCTGGCGCTATTTCACTGGATATAGATAAGGTTGCAGAGGATATTGTACAGAAGGTTGCTTCGGCAGCGTCATCAAATTTTACAGTGTTACCTAAAAGAAAAGACACGGTTCATTCACAAGACAATCTTAGAAAATTGAAAAAATCACTTCTATATAAAAAATCAATCGTGGCAATTGGAGTCTCCACAGGTGGCCCAAGAGCCTTACAAATGGTCTTAAGAGAATTACCGAAAGATTTTCCGGCTCCTATCGTTATTGCTCAACATATGCCTCCAAGATTTACAAAATCGTTAGCAGATCGCTTGGATAAATTGTCGGATGTAAAGGTGAAAGAGGCTGAACACGGGGATGTCCTAAAACCTGGAACAGTTTATATAGCTCCGGGAGGAACTCATCTGACAGTCGATTCATCAAAAACTTCATTAACCCTAAGTGTCGATGATCGAACTCCATCATTTATGGGACACAAACCATCCGTGAATTACTTGTTTCAGTCATTAGCAGAAATAAAAAACACAAATAAGGTCTTGTTGGTATTGACTGGGATGGGAAATGACGGTACTGAAGGTGCCAAGAAATTGAAAAGTGCAGATCCTTCAACACTAATTGTTGCTGAATCAAACAAAAGCGCAACAATTTTCGGGATGCCAAGGTCAATCATTGAGCATGTAGGCGCAGACTATATTTCTTCTATAGAGCAAATGACAGAAACTTTAAACGAAATTGTAAATCCGTAA
- the flhA gene encoding flagellar biosynthesis protein FlhA codes for MSAKDLTVLIGVILIIVMLVIPLPGGLLSFLILINISLALIVILVTMNTQEPLDFAIFPSLLLLLTLFRLGLNVSTTRSILSEAEAGGVIETFGNFVTGGNPFVGFVIFLILVIIQFIVITKGAERVSEVAARFTLDAMPGKQMSIDADLNAGMITEQQAKERREKIENEADFYGAMDGASKFVKGDAIAGIVIVLVNIIFGFIIGMTQFGLSFSETVDVFLRLTVGDGLVSQIPALLIATATGIIVTRVAAEGNLSHDVTTQLFRYPKLLYIAAGTVFFLGFTPINFGLTTTIAALLAFGGFYINRAQQKQEDIQEQFEEEADESKEITSPENVVQLLNMDPIEFEFGYALIPIADANQGGDLLDRIVMIRRQLALELGVVIPVVRIRDNIQLNPNEYQLKIKGNEVAKGELYMNHYLAMSPGIEDDSIDGIETIEPAFGLPAKWVSEEMKDEAELSGYTVVDPPSVVSTHITEVIKKQASKLLGRQETQQLIDHLKESYPILVDEVTPDPLAVGEVQKILGKLLDEQVSIRNMPIIFETLADYGKMTNDTDLLAEYCRQALSAQITKQYASENYDMKVITVSPQVEKKIADHVQQTEHGNYISMDPETQQRIIEAVQQQVNQSFVQEGSPVVLCSPAVRMYLKQLIGRFLPDVVVLSYNELEPDLEVESAGVVNVS; via the coding sequence ATGTCAGCTAAGGACCTAACCGTATTAATAGGAGTTATTCTAATAATCGTGATGCTCGTAATTCCACTTCCAGGTGGTTTACTGAGCTTTTTAATCCTGATCAACATCTCTCTAGCGTTGATTGTTATCTTGGTTACGATGAACACGCAAGAACCCTTGGACTTTGCTATTTTTCCTTCTCTATTATTACTTTTAACATTGTTTCGATTAGGATTGAATGTGTCAACAACGAGATCTATACTTTCTGAAGCTGAAGCTGGAGGTGTAATCGAAACCTTTGGTAATTTCGTAACCGGTGGGAATCCTTTCGTCGGTTTCGTTATATTCTTAATTCTCGTAATTATCCAGTTCATCGTTATTACAAAAGGTGCTGAACGTGTATCTGAGGTTGCTGCTCGTTTCACTTTAGATGCGATGCCAGGTAAACAGATGAGTATCGATGCTGATCTGAACGCAGGCATGATTACTGAACAGCAAGCTAAAGAACGTCGTGAAAAAATTGAAAATGAAGCAGATTTTTATGGGGCAATGGATGGTGCCAGCAAATTCGTTAAAGGTGATGCGATTGCAGGTATAGTCATTGTCTTAGTTAATATCATCTTTGGTTTTATTATCGGAATGACTCAGTTCGGGTTATCTTTCAGTGAAACTGTAGATGTATTTTTACGTTTAACTGTTGGTGATGGTCTTGTATCACAAATACCTGCTCTTTTGATAGCTACGGCTACAGGTATTATTGTAACTAGAGTAGCTGCAGAAGGAAATCTATCACATGATGTGACGACGCAACTATTCCGTTATCCTAAATTGCTATATATAGCGGCCGGAACTGTATTCTTCTTAGGTTTCACTCCAATTAATTTTGGTTTGACTACAACTATAGCTGCATTACTAGCGTTTGGAGGATTTTATATCAACCGTGCACAACAAAAACAGGAAGATATTCAGGAACAATTTGAAGAGGAAGCTGATGAATCGAAAGAGATTACCTCTCCGGAAAATGTTGTTCAGCTATTAAACATGGATCCGATAGAGTTCGAGTTTGGGTATGCATTAATTCCAATCGCAGACGCGAATCAAGGTGGGGATTTATTGGATCGTATTGTTATGATCCGTAGACAACTAGCACTCGAGCTCGGAGTAGTGATACCTGTTGTTAGAATACGAGATAACATTCAACTGAACCCGAATGAATATCAACTGAAAATCAAAGGAAATGAAGTAGCTAAAGGTGAATTATATATGAATCATTATTTGGCTATGAGCCCTGGAATAGAAGATGATTCAATTGATGGAATTGAAACAATTGAACCTGCTTTCGGCTTACCAGCTAAATGGGTTAGCGAAGAGATGAAAGATGAAGCAGAACTCTCCGGCTATACAGTAGTAGATCCACCATCTGTCGTTTCTACTCATATTACAGAAGTCATCAAAAAACAGGCTAGTAAATTGCTAGGACGACAGGAAACGCAACAACTTATCGATCACTTGAAGGAAAGTTATCCTATTTTAGTAGACGAAGTAACTCCTGATCCATTAGCGGTTGGAGAAGTACAGAAAATCCTAGGTAAGCTTCTAGATGAACAAGTGTCAATAAGGAATATGCCAATCATATTTGAAACCTTAGCTGATTACGGGAAGATGACAAACGATACAGATTTACTTGCTGAATATTGTAGACAAGCTTTATCTGCGCAAATCACGAAACAATACGCAAGTGAAAATTATGATATGAAAGTTATTACGGTATCGCCACAAGTGGAAAAGAAGATTGCAGATCATGTCCAGCAAACAGAACACGGTAATTATATTTCCATGGATCCTGAAACTCAGCAAAGAATAATTGAAGCGGTACAGCAGCAAGTAAATCAATCATTTGTCCAAGAAGGCTCACCTGTTGTACTTTGTTCTCCTGCAGTAAGGATGTACTTAAAACAGTTAATCGGTAGATTCTTACCAGATGTCGTCGTGTTATCATACAACGAATTAGAACCAGATTTAGAAGTAGAGAGCGCTGGGGTGGTGAACGTATCATGA
- a CDS encoding FliA/WhiG family RNA polymerase sigma factor, with protein sequence MKQAPSELASWWKEWQESNDQEAGNKLVQHYMPLVDYQVSRISAHLPKNVDRQDVKSMAFMGLVDALEKFDTNRELKFDTYASFRIKGAIIDGLRKEDWLPRSIRDKSKLIEHKYEEMEQKLGRAPTVPEIAKEANMNEEEVSEIMKDTLFANLLSIEEKSNDSEDDQRDSLRNSIPDEKEETPHQLMEKKENITELVKMIEKLNEKEQLVLSLFYKEELTLTEIGEVMQLSTSRISQIHSRSIAKLKGFLNEVVLT encoded by the coding sequence ATGAAACAAGCTCCTTCAGAACTTGCTTCATGGTGGAAAGAATGGCAGGAGTCCAATGACCAAGAAGCAGGCAATAAATTAGTACAACATTATATGCCATTAGTCGATTATCAAGTGAGTAGGATTTCTGCTCACCTCCCAAAAAATGTGGATCGCCAAGACGTTAAAAGTATGGCTTTCATGGGGCTTGTCGATGCACTGGAAAAGTTTGACACAAATAGAGAATTGAAGTTTGATACATATGCATCTTTTAGGATCAAAGGGGCTATTATAGATGGTTTGCGTAAAGAAGATTGGCTCCCTCGGTCCATAAGAGATAAATCGAAATTAATTGAACATAAATATGAAGAGATGGAACAGAAACTTGGCCGTGCACCTACTGTTCCAGAAATTGCTAAGGAAGCAAACATGAATGAAGAAGAAGTATCTGAAATAATGAAAGATACTTTATTCGCTAATTTACTGTCAATTGAAGAGAAATCTAATGACTCTGAGGACGACCAAAGAGACAGTCTGAGAAACTCGATTCCTGACGAAAAGGAAGAGACTCCTCATCAATTGATGGAGAAAAAAGAAAACATAACTGAGCTTGTAAAAATGATAGAAAAATTGAATGAAAAAGAACAACTGGTTCTCAGCTTGTTTTATAAAGAAGAGTTAACACTGACTGAAATTGGTGAAGTAATGCAGCTATCAACCTCCCGAATTTCACAAATTCATAGTCGATCGATTGCCAAGCTGAAGGGTTTTTTAAATGAAGTGGTACTTACTTAG
- a CDS encoding chemotaxis protein CheA encodes MDTTQYLEVFIDESKENLQVVNDKLLELEKEPADLSIVNEIFRSAHTLKGMSATMGYEDLADLTHKLENVLDAVRNEQINVSAEMLDVLLESVEYLEEMIMDIAGGGEGSKDVSSIVHNLQLIEAGESLSTGTESKPESGSTKNGSTLSFDQFEQTVLKQAKADQQHIFHIKISLQDDCLLKAARVYMVFEVLGQDGEVIKSLPTVEELEDENFDESFEVVYITKESPEEIEAKVKKVSEINEVSVSLFDLDASNEPDEKSIDDSKVQSKQKKKSTQSKDETNEPQKKQAVSNKTIRVNIERLDVLMNLFEELVIDRGRLEQISQELDHNDLKGTVEHMSRISGDLQNIILTMRMVPIDQVFNRFPRMVRQLARDLGKDIELEIEGAETELDRTVIDEIGDPLVHLIRNAIDHGIEMPEERKKNGKSETGNLLLKAYHSGNHVFVEIKDNGQGINREKVLEKAISNGVVTDEQADGMSQNQVNELIMASGFSTADQISDISGRGVGLDVVKNTIESLGGSISIDSEYGVGTTFSIQLPLTLSIISVMLVVVEEEIYAVPLSSIIETAVIKKEEVMKAHNKEVIDFRGSIVPLVHLSEVFEVNTLDDDSQHYSVVIVRKGDKMAGLVVDSFIGQQEIVLKGLGNYLNDIFAISGATILGNGQVALIIDSNALIK; translated from the coding sequence TTGGATACAACTCAGTATTTAGAGGTATTTATTGATGAAAGTAAAGAGAATTTACAGGTAGTGAACGATAAACTTTTGGAATTAGAAAAGGAACCTGCAGATCTTAGTATTGTAAATGAAATTTTTCGTTCTGCACACACACTTAAGGGAATGTCAGCAACAATGGGCTACGAAGATTTGGCCGATCTGACTCATAAACTTGAGAATGTCTTAGATGCAGTCAGAAATGAACAGATAAACGTATCTGCTGAAATGCTTGATGTATTGCTTGAATCTGTAGAGTATTTAGAAGAAATGATCATGGATATTGCTGGTGGTGGCGAGGGTAGTAAAGATGTCAGTTCAATCGTACATAATTTGCAGTTAATTGAAGCTGGTGAATCACTTTCAACTGGAACTGAATCAAAACCAGAAAGCGGCAGTACTAAAAACGGGTCTACCCTTTCCTTCGATCAATTTGAGCAAACAGTTTTGAAACAAGCAAAGGCTGATCAACAACATATTTTCCATATCAAAATATCTTTACAAGATGATTGTCTACTTAAAGCTGCACGAGTTTATATGGTCTTTGAAGTTCTGGGACAGGACGGAGAGGTGATAAAATCACTACCCACTGTCGAAGAGTTGGAAGATGAAAATTTTGATGAGAGTTTTGAAGTCGTCTATATCACGAAAGAGTCTCCAGAAGAAATCGAAGCAAAGGTGAAAAAAGTTTCAGAAATCAACGAAGTATCTGTTTCACTCTTTGATTTGGATGCTTCAAATGAGCCAGATGAGAAATCAATAGATGACTCTAAAGTACAATCCAAACAAAAAAAGAAAAGTACTCAATCGAAAGATGAAACAAATGAACCTCAAAAAAAGCAAGCTGTTTCAAATAAAACCATTCGTGTAAATATTGAGCGATTAGATGTATTAATGAACCTTTTCGAAGAATTAGTTATTGATCGTGGACGTTTAGAACAAATTTCTCAGGAATTAGATCATAACGACCTAAAAGGTACAGTAGAGCACATGTCAAGAATCTCAGGAGATTTACAGAATATCATCCTTACTATGCGCATGGTTCCAATCGATCAAGTTTTCAACCGGTTTCCAAGAATGGTTCGTCAACTTGCTAGAGACCTCGGTAAAGACATAGAGCTTGAAATCGAGGGTGCGGAGACTGAGCTAGATCGAACAGTTATAGATGAAATCGGAGACCCACTCGTTCACTTGATCCGAAACGCTATTGATCACGGGATTGAAATGCCGGAGGAACGCAAGAAGAATGGTAAAAGTGAAACAGGAAACTTATTACTGAAGGCTTACCATAGTGGTAACCATGTATTCGTGGAAATCAAAGATAACGGTCAAGGAATCAATCGTGAGAAAGTATTAGAAAAAGCTATTTCAAATGGCGTGGTTACAGACGAACAGGCTGATGGAATGAGCCAAAATCAAGTAAACGAATTAATCATGGCAAGCGGTTTTTCCACTGCGGATCAAATCTCTGATATTTCTGGCAGAGGTGTTGGGTTAGATGTAGTGAAAAATACGATTGAATCTTTGGGTGGTTCGATCAGTATCGATTCCGAGTATGGCGTAGGAACCACATTCTCTATTCAGCTCCCTCTGACTCTATCAATTATATCTGTCATGCTGGTTGTAGTTGAGGAAGAGATTTATGCTGTGCCATTATCATCTATTATTGAAACAGCTGTTATTAAAAAAGAAGAGGTTATGAAAGCCCACAATAAAGAGGTCATTGATTTTAGGGGAAGCATCGTTCCACTTGTACACCTTTCAGAAGTGTTCGAAGTGAATACGTTAGATGATGACAGTCAACATTATTCGGTAGTTATCGTAAGAAAAGGCGATAAGATGGCCGGTTTAGTTGTAGATTCATTCATAGGACAACAAGAAATAGTGTTAAAAGGTTTAGGGAATTATTTGAATGATATTTTTGCGATTTCCGGTGCAACAATACTTGGGAATGGTCAAGTCGCTTTGATAATTGATAGTAATGCTCTAATCAAATAA
- a CDS encoding chemotaxis protein CheD: protein MSNIAELIKVGIADLNLVKAPQTIITSGLGSCVGVVLYDERRQIAGLIHLMLPDSSLSRTKDFKPGKFADTGIDKMLNMLKDHGANNRGLKAKIAGGAQMFNITSSNEMMRIGPRNVEAVQQILTDYKIPIISSDVGGNKGRTIEFSPEDSRLKIRTVHEGVTYI, encoded by the coding sequence ATGAGTAATATTGCAGAACTCATCAAGGTTGGTATTGCCGATCTAAATTTAGTGAAAGCACCTCAGACGATTATCACATCAGGGCTTGGATCATGTGTAGGTGTTGTATTATATGATGAAAGAAGACAAATTGCAGGGTTGATTCATCTAATGCTTCCAGATTCATCACTATCAAGAACAAAAGATTTCAAACCAGGAAAGTTTGCTGATACAGGTATTGATAAGATGTTGAATATGCTGAAAGATCATGGGGCGAATAATAGGGGGCTGAAAGCTAAAATAGCTGGTGGAGCTCAAATGTTCAATATTACGAGTAGTAACGAAATGATGAGAATTGGTCCAAGGAATGTAGAGGCGGTGCAACAGATACTCACTGACTACAAAATACCGATTATTTCATCGGATGTAGGTGGGAATAAAGGTAGAACAATCGAGTTTTCTCCGGAAGATAGCCGGTTGAAGATTCGTACAGTTCATGAAGGTGTGACTTATATCTAA
- a CDS encoding chemotaxis protein CheC has translation MGEFNELNHIHLDILKEIGNIGAGNAATSLSNLLDKKVEMSVPVVNIVSFDEMMEQAGGSEDVQAAVFVQMMGATSGSMFFVLDPEDADQFVSLLIGEPGSSILDEGDNEIAVSAFVELGNILTGSYLRALSDFTQLNVYQSVPTVSIDMVGAMLSQGLLQTSMVSDQVIMIETLLHDVEGTKSDIRGHFFLLPDPDAFTTIFKALGVNDHE, from the coding sequence ATGGGCGAATTCAATGAGTTGAACCATATTCATTTAGACATTCTTAAAGAAATCGGAAATATAGGGGCGGGAAATGCTGCGACTTCACTATCTAATTTACTTGATAAAAAAGTCGAAATGAGTGTACCTGTCGTAAACATTGTCTCTTTTGATGAAATGATGGAACAAGCTGGGGGCAGTGAAGATGTTCAGGCAGCTGTATTTGTTCAGATGATGGGTGCAACTTCGGGGAGTATGTTTTTTGTTTTAGACCCTGAAGATGCTGATCAATTCGTCTCATTACTGATTGGAGAACCTGGTTCGTCTATTTTAGATGAGGGTGACAACGAAATTGCTGTTTCTGCTTTTGTAGAACTTGGAAATATACTCACGGGATCATATCTTCGTGCATTATCAGATTTCACTCAACTTAATGTTTATCAATCGGTTCCGACTGTATCTATAGACATGGTGGGTGCTATGCTCTCCCAAGGATTACTGCAAACTTCGATGGTGTCTGATCAAGTAATCATGATCGAAACCTTACTCCATGATGTGGAAGGAACCAAAAGTGATATAAGAGGTCATTTCTTCCTCTTACCTGACCCGGACGCTTTTACAACTATTTTCAAGGCATTAGGAGTTAATGATCATGAGTAA
- a CDS encoding chemotaxis protein CheW, producing the protein MSVEVVNDVKVIVFRLKDEEYGVPVEYVGSIERMQDITRVPRAPKFVKGVINLRGVVTPIIDLRERFGIEESTYSESTRIIIVSIDDKDVGMIVDGANDVVDVAESDIEPPPEVVGSVNVDYIRGVAKINQRLLILLNLDKVLSNDEISDLSTVEKS; encoded by the coding sequence ATGAGTGTAGAAGTTGTGAATGATGTAAAAGTGATTGTTTTTCGACTGAAAGACGAAGAATACGGGGTTCCAGTAGAATATGTGGGTTCAATCGAAAGAATGCAAGATATCACTCGCGTTCCACGAGCTCCTAAGTTTGTTAAAGGTGTTATCAACTTAAGAGGAGTCGTTACACCGATCATAGACTTAAGAGAGCGATTCGGTATAGAAGAATCAACATATTCTGAAAGTACAAGAATTATTATAGTCTCCATCGATGACAAAGATGTAGGAATGATTGTTGATGGAGCAAATGATGTCGTCGATGTGGCTGAAAGTGACATCGAGCCACCACCTGAGGTAGTGGGTTCAGTAAATGTCGACTACATTCGTGGTGTAGCTAAAATCAATCAACGATTATTGATCTTGCTCAACCTCGATAAAGTATTATCAAATGATGAAATCAGTGATTTATCAACTGTAGAAAAATCATAA
- the flhF gene encoding flagellar biosynthesis protein FlhF → MKVKKFTAPTMPEAMKTVRRELGQTAVILDSREKKSKGLLGMFQKKQIEVIAATDPNPVQKRNKGSELSQDQYKVDKRHQPSEPFRKNEEDLLAEIRRLSERVDSVKKDNSFLPAPILNIQQQLLNQEIKQNLVDEIVNDLLQQYYSSEEMLNEEDLMESVKKYLSNQMNDSFSSMQIGDSKHVYLFGPTGVGKTTTLAKLAATASINEGKRVAFITLDTYRIAAIEQLKTYAKILNVPIEVAYNQEDLKAAKEKFKDFDMVLVDSAGRNYHKKEYIDQVKELIDFTDDDQLFCVLSLTSKEKDLQQIYQKFSDLPINKVIFTKADETSQFGSIYNLWSEYSFEISYITHGQNVPDDFKKATSDLVVDMLVGEHKW, encoded by the coding sequence ATGAAGGTAAAAAAATTCACAGCACCAACAATGCCTGAAGCAATGAAAACAGTGCGTCGAGAATTAGGTCAAACTGCGGTCATCCTTGATTCAAGAGAAAAGAAATCAAAAGGTCTGTTAGGTATGTTTCAGAAGAAACAAATAGAAGTGATCGCCGCTACTGACCCTAACCCAGTACAGAAAAGAAACAAGGGGTCAGAACTGTCGCAGGATCAATACAAAGTGGACAAACGACACCAACCTTCTGAACCGTTTCGTAAAAATGAGGAAGATCTTTTAGCTGAAATCAGAAGGTTGAGTGAAAGAGTTGATTCGGTGAAGAAAGACAACTCGTTTCTTCCAGCACCCATTCTGAATATTCAACAGCAATTGCTTAACCAAGAAATAAAGCAGAACCTTGTGGATGAAATAGTGAATGATCTTTTACAGCAATACTACAGTAGCGAAGAAATGTTGAATGAAGAAGACTTGATGGAATCTGTTAAGAAGTATTTATCGAATCAAATGAATGATAGCTTTTCCTCTATGCAAATTGGAGACTCCAAACATGTTTATCTTTTCGGTCCCACAGGTGTTGGTAAAACGACGACCTTGGCAAAATTGGCTGCAACAGCTTCTATAAATGAAGGTAAGCGAGTTGCGTTCATAACCCTTGACACTTATAGAATTGCAGCGATTGAACAACTGAAAACATATGCAAAGATTCTGAATGTCCCAATCGAAGTTGCTTACAATCAGGAGGATTTAAAGGCTGCTAAAGAAAAGTTTAAAGACTTTGATATGGTACTCGTCGATTCTGCAGGAAGAAATTATCATAAAAAAGAATATATCGATCAAGTAAAAGAATTGATTGATTTTACCGATGACGATCAATTGTTTTGTGTTCTCTCACTAACTTCTAAAGAAAAAGATTTGCAACAAATCTATCAAAAGTTCTCAGACTTGCCGATAAATAAAGTAATATTCACAAAAGCTGATGAAACATCTCAATTCGGATCGATTTATAATTTGTGGAGTGAATATAGCTTTGAAATCTCATATATTACACATGGTCAAAACGTACCTGATGATTTTAAAAAGGCTACAAGTGACTTAGTGGTAGATATGTTAGTAGGTGAACATAAGTGGTGA